The Dyadobacter sp. 676 DNA window TTGAAGTACCACCGGTTAAGACGGCGGAGCTCGGTCTGCGAAATGTGCAGCGTCTGTTGGATCTGGTCTGCGGTGGCAATCTCCGCCCGGAATGTTCCGACAACCTTTCGTTTGAAAAGGAGCGATTTTCTACTTTTTTTATTTCGACCTAATATACTAATATACATGATGACAAAGGAAATCTTTGGTCTAAACGCAGGTTCTTGGTCAGACATACACTTGATTATTAGCCTTAAAGTACTGATTCAGTACCCTGAACTACCATGCCATAGTTCAGAAAACTTGGTGTGCCTTCAATAAAAAATCCCAGTTACTGGCTCTTTGATCCAGGCTCGAATATGTGGCAATTCAGTCAGATTTCGGAGTATCCTATAACGACCTACGCATTTACGGTCACATCAGGCTCGGCCTCGATAATTCAGAATTCCGGCGATGCTTATATTACAACTTCCACAGGTGCGACCATTTGCGTGACCGCTACCAACGTTTGTGGAAGCGGCGCCCCCTATTGCTTTTCTCTACCGGCAAGTGGCGGAATGCTGAGAGCAGTCTCACCAAATCCGGCGCAAAATGAACTGTTCATTCAATTTAGCAACGCCGAGAGAATGGAATTTCTACCCGAAGTTTAAATCTGTACCATGAGAGCTTAGCATCGGCTACTAAATCAGTTTCTATCAAGGAGGCTTTCGAAAGCAAAGCTTTAATTGATGGGGATAAATTAAAAATATCGGTATCAGATTTGCCCAGAGGTATTTACTACCTGCACGCGATACCGGCTCAGGGTTCAAAACAAGACATTCAAAAAGTGCGAATTGTTTTGAAGTAATTATAATACTTGTCTTACCGAATAAGCGACACCAAAGCCACAGCTTTAAACCTAGTGGCTTTGGTATCGACTAAACATTATGCTTAAAATCATAAAGTAAGACAAGTAACAGGAGACCAAACATTTCTTTATTAACAGGTCCGGACTATCGATTTTGTGCAAATAGGCGATGCGGCTCACGCTAATGGATAAAATGCGGCAGATTCGTAGGATTGTAGGCGGCACCTGGCTGCTACTTTTCTATGCGCCTTCTTACGGCTCGACGCCAAGATCGATGCCGACAATTTACAACTTTCAACATCCAACGACCACCGAAGTAGATTCGATCACCCTGCTGTCTGACGACGTCGCTTGTCGGGGCGGAGATCCTGTTTTAACAGTAACCGGGCAAGACGTGCGTTGGTACGCAGACCCAGGAAAAAAGGTACTTCTTGCAAACGGGAATACCTATCATTCCGCTTCATTGGAAAAAACAACCACTTTTTACTTGACTCAAAAAATTAATGGGATTGAGTCTGATGTGAAAGCGATTACGATTGAAATTGTTGAGGCTGTTCTCGTCGATTTAAAAACAACGCCCGCGAGTTGTGGTAAAAATGATGGGAGCCTAATTGTCACGGGTAAAGGAGGAACCGAAAAGTACCCGGTACGATTCAAGCTCAACGAAGGTCCCCTACAGACAACTTCAACTTTTAAAGATCTTGCGCCTGGCACTTACAAACTCACACTTCAGGCAGCCAAGTGCTTTGGCTCAATCGACGTAACAATTGGTCAACAGCCATCCCCAATTATCGCTAAGATAGACTCTGTTGCCCCTCGGTGCGGACAAAATGACGGCTCCTTGCGTATTGCCGCTTATGGCGGCAATGGTGCTCTAAGCTATTCACTGAATGGATCCGCTTTCTCTACAAATAACAGATTTGACAGTTTGACAGGCGGTGTTTACACGGTTATTGTTCGAGATCAAAGCCTTTGCACAGTATCTCAACAAGTCTTTTTAAGAAAGAGTGTCGCACTAGAGCTCAATAAAGTTGAGATAGTGCCTACATCGTGTGGGCAACCGAATGGAAAGGTTAACCTAGCGTTCGCAGAAGGAAACGGTGCTATATCATTTTCAATTTCAGGACGTCCGCCGCAGGCATCGCGTATTTTTGAGAATTTGCAGGCGGGTACTTACCAAGTCTCGGCAACCGATGAAGATGGCTGTGTTGGCAGTCAGGTTGTGGTGGTGAATGACAGCCGGGGCCCTACTATTGTCGCCGTTCATTCACAGCAGCCAACCTGTAACCTATCCGATGGACAACTATCGATATCGGTAGCCGGCCCTCGCCCGCATTTTTATAGTTTAGACTCGGTCAATTTCCAACAGGATTCATCGTTTCGGCAGCTTGCGCCAGGTAAGTATGTCATAACTGTTAAAGACGGTTCAGGCTGCGTTGTCCAAAGCAGAATTGATTTGGACGCGCCTTGCAGTAGTACGCTATCTATACCTTCTGCATTCACGCCAAACGAAGACGGAATAAACGATGCGTGGACAATTTTCTGTCCGGTTCCTACAATTGAAATTGAAGAGGTAAAAATATTTAGCCGTTGGGGCGAAGTTGTGTATATCAGCAGGCCCGGCACCTTAAATAGTGGATCTGCAATTTGGGATGGTAAGTATAATGGACAAGTGGTACGTGGTGTATTCGCTTACCGAATACTAGCCAAACTTCCCGGCCGTCAAATTCAGCTTCTTTTCGGTCAGGTAACTGTATTATAAGCTAGATATTCAAGCTGTTGGCTCTGGCTTTCTGGCATAAGTACGACACAAGTGAAGGTTCTTCCGAGCAATTAGAGTCCTGAATTTTTAGACAACCTGCTTCGCTCTTACGTCCATCGCGTTTTCAAGTCTTTACATACTCCAGACACCTTCCCGCTTCTAGAGTTGTGGATGCACAGGGTACGTAATAAGACGTGAAACGAAGCCTCTTTTATCAAGAACCCCGACATCCAGGACTTCAAAACCCTGGATAAGAAGCAAGACAAAATTTGTATTCAAACTTGTGAGCTTGAATTGTTCCCTTATCATACTCAAATCCCTCTGTGAAGGAGAAGGTGAACATTCCGGATGTGTATGCCATTCTCCCAAATAGATGATCTGGCCGTGGCTATTTTCAAATTCGTAATTAATAATAATTTGTCCACTAATCCGGTGTCGTTCAAAGGTCGTCCTGGTTCTTGACCTCTTCCCAGGTGTTCAGACGGTTGAAAGTAGAGTTTCCGGTGTTTTAATCTGCTAAGAAATGCATCCTCAATTAAATGAACAATTGGTGATGAGTTGTACTTACCTGATTCGATACTCGGATGCGCTCATTCGGTATATAAATCACCTTCACCGAATGGAGTCTTTGGCCTAGCTAAGCATCTTTTTAACTTCGTTGGGATTCTTGCCAAATACCTTTCTAAACTCTTTGCTGAAATACTTAGCATCTTCAAATCCGATCATTGTTGCCACTTCGCTGACGTTATAGACGCCGGATTCGAGAAGCTCCCTGGCCACATTAAGCCGGATAGCCTTTACGAATTCATTTATCGTTAAACCGGTGAGTGCGCGCATTTTCCGGTAAAGAACCGATAAGCTCATCCCGACATGCCCAGCCAGTTCATTAACCCCGAAGTCACGGTTCGATATATTTTCTTTGACCAACGTTCTTAGATTTGCAATAAAGGCCTCATTCACATTTTGGGCAATGCTATTTTCAGCCTCCTCACCTTCTAATGCCAACTGCCGGAAGCGCTTTTTTTGCTCATCCCTGACGCGAATCAGATTATCGATCTTTAATTCGAGAATGCGCGGATTAAACGGTTTGGCCAGATAGTCGTCTGCCCCTGCCGCAAGACCTTCAATAATTTGTTCGCTCTGCGTTTTGGCAGTTAAAAGCACGATGGGAATGTGTGAAGTCCCTGCGCTCGTTTTTAATTTGTTGCAAAGATCCAATCCGCTCATTTCAGGCATCATGACGTCGGATAGAATAATGTCAGGAATATGCGCATTTGCCAATTCTAGCCCCTGTAATCCGTTCTCTGCCTCAAGGATGTTATATTGTCCTTCAAAAATCTCTCTGAGAAACACGCGTAGCTGACCGTTATCCTCGACGATCAGAATAGTGTTGTTTTGTTTTGAAACCGCGGCATTGATGATAGCGGGCATTGCGATTTTCTCGGGGATCACAATATCTGCGTAGCCCCCGGAGTTCACCGCAATCTGCTCGGGGGAGAAATGCTTGTTCTCACGGAGCATTCTGATCGTCAATGCCGTCATCCCTGAAGCTGATTCGGATGCGAGACGGCTTTCCGCAGTGAGGGAGCCATGATGCTGCTCTATAATACTTTTCGATAGTGCCAACCCGATTCCGTAGCCGGGCTTTTCAGAATCCGCTTGATAGTAGTACTTGAACAGCTTTTGCAAATGCTCATCTGACATCCGGCACCGTTGTCCTGTACTGTAATGACTACTTCATCAGAAGTTTGAGTTATGTGCACCGCTACCTTGCCTCCCTCCGGTGTGAATTTAAAAGCATTACCTAACAAGTTATAAAATACCTTCTGCATCTGGGCAATGTCAAACCAGAGAAGTATAGGCGTATCTGGGCAAAGAAGCGATGTTTCGATGTGCTTTTCCTTTGCAATATGTTCAAATGCGGCGAGCACACTTTTGATAATCTTACCTACATCGTGCTCACGAGCTTGCAGGCGGACATTTCCGCTTTGGATTTTGCGAAAATCAAGCAGCTCGTTTACTAAAAGCATCAACCTGTCGGAGTTATCTCTTGCATAAGCCAGGTAATGATCAACATTTTTACCTTGAGTCGAATGCTGGAAAGCCTTTTCCAATGGCCCGCTGATCAACGAAAGGTGAGTCCTGATCTCATGCGAAATATTGGTAAAAAAATCGAGTTTGGTCTGGGTGAGTGCATTTTCCTTCCTGAACGAGGCCCGGAGCCAGAAGAAGCGTGCCCGCCGCCGCGCAATCTTCTGCGTCCGAACCTGAAAGCGAACCACCGGTCGGACAGCCGGTCAGGCTCGATGACGATGCCGGAATAGACTGATAACCCGCTTCCACCGGAAATACTGCCGGAGGTGTCGCGCTGAATGCGCTATTAGGGACGGTATAACTCCTAGGATCCACCACAGGTGGGGTCTGGATACCGAAATTAACAGGATCCAAAGTATATTGCAGGAATACCTCTCGGTAAATATCGCAGCACCCGCCTCTCCACCCCCCCGGGGATGAATGATACCAGGTAGTTTCCACAGGAATTTCCGGAAGCATATCTGGCTATACCGTACATTTTCCCACTCTACGGGATTGCTCGTGAAACAGCCGCAAAATCGGTTTACCGACTATCCGGCGGGGCAACTTCGCTGTACTTTGAAAGACATCGCCACCTTCCTCGTTTGCGGGCCCAACGACGGGAACTTAAATGGCGGGCAAATCCTGGAAGCAAAGGCTGCTCGGACATTTATGTCAACGGACCGGGTTTGGGGTTCCATACGAAGGCAATTTCAAAACCACGCATCCCCTATTGGTATGATTTTAATCGAAACCGCCCTTTACGACCGATGGAGCTGCTTTGCGGCCAACCGTACAATTTGACGAACAAACCGGACCACACCTATGATTCTAAAACCCAGGGAAAGACTGACCCAGGAGGAAGTTCAGAAAGGCCTGAACACCGTCCTCCAAGAAGGCCTGACCACTGAGGCCATGACCACGCTCACAGGGGGGCACATTCCTGGTCGCATTTGCCCTTCTGATGGGCGCCAACAACTTCCAGATCGGCCTGCTGGCATCGCTGCCGACGTTTACCAATATCTTCCAGCTCACGTCCGTCTGGCTGATCCGCCGCTACAACAATCGCCGGGCGGTGTCGGTGATCTGCTTGGTCCTTGCGCGGATTCCGCTCGTCCTCATCGGGATACTACCTTTTATTTTTCCCGGGGATGCACCGGTAAACCTGCTGCTCCTTTTCCTCTTTTTCTTCTACCTGTTCGGCTCCATCGCGGGGCCAAGCTGGAATGCCTGGATGAAGGACCTTGTGCCGGGGGAAATGCTGGGGGTTTATTTTTCCAAACGGGGGCGTTATGCGCAGATTCTCAACGTCGTGATGAGCATCGTCCTGGCACTCATCGTCGATTATATCCGCAAAAATTTCCCGGATTTCGAAATTACGGCTTATTCGATCATGTTCATGCTCGCAGGCGTAATCGGGCTGGCCGGGGCGTGGCTGTTGTCGACGGTGCCGGAACCAATGTCGTTCCTTGGAAAAGAAAACATCCTCAGAATGTTCCAGCGGCCGCTCAAAGACCTTAATTTCAGAAGGTTGCTGGTATTCAACTCGGCTTGGCTGTTCGCGGTAAATATGGCTACGCCGTTTTTCACGGTATTTATGCTGAAAACCCTCGGCCTGACGCTGATGTATATTGTCCCGCTCACCATTCTCAGCCAGCTCAGCAGCATCGTCACCATTGGCTACTGGGGCGTTTTCGCGGATCGTTACAGCAATAAAACGATCATCGCCATTTGTGCGCCATTGTACCTGTGCTGTGTCGTTGCATGGTGTTTTGTGGGGATTTATTCCAATCTGGTCTCGAACCTGGCATTACTGGCCGTCATCCATATCGCTAGCGGCGCAAGCAACGCAGGCACGAACCTGGCA harbors:
- a CDS encoding gliding motility-associated C-terminal domain-containing protein, whose amino-acid sequence is MPTIYNFQHPTTTEVDSITLLSDDVACRGGDPVLTVTGQDVRWYADPGKKVLLANGNTYHSASLEKTTTFYLTQKINGIESDVKAITIEIVEAVLVDLKTTPASCGKNDGSLIVTGKGGTEKYPVRFKLNEGPLQTTSTFKDLAPGTYKLTLQAAKCFGSIDVTIGQQPSPIIAKIDSVAPRCGQNDGSLRIAAYGGNGALSYSLNGSAFSTNNRFDSLTGGVYTVIVRDQSLCTVSQQVFLRKSVALELNKVEIVPTSCGQPNGKVNLAFAEGNGAISFSISGRPPQASRIFENLQAGTYQVSATDEDGCVGSQVVVVNDSRGPTIVAVHSQQPTCNLSDGQLSISVAGPRPHFYSLDSVNFQQDSSFRQLAPGKYVITVKDGSGCVVQSRIDLDAPCSSTLSIPSAFTPNEDGINDAWTIFCPVPTIEIEEVKIFSRWGEVVYISRPGTLNSGSAIWDGKYNGQVVRGVFAYRILAKLPGRQIQLLFGQVTVL
- a CDS encoding response regulator — its product is MTALTIRMLRENKHFSPEQIAVNSGGYADIVIPEKIAMPAIINAAVSKQNNTILIVEDNGQLRVFLREIFEGQYNILEAENGLQGLELANAHIPDIILSDVMMPEMSGLDLCNKLKTSAGTSHIPIVLLTAKTQSEQIIEGLAAGADDYLAKPFNPRILELKIDNLIRVRDEQKKRFRQLALEGEEAENSIAQNVNEAFIANLRTLVKENISNRDFGVNELAGHVGMSLSVLYRKMRALTGLTINEFVKAIRLNVARELLESGVYNVSEVATMIGFEDAKYFSKEFRKVFGKNPNEVKKMLS
- a CDS encoding MFS transporter is translated as MGANNFQIGLLASLPTFTNIFQLTSVWLIRRYNNRRAVSVICLVLARIPLVLIGILPFIFPGDAPVNLLLLFLFFFYLFGSIAGPSWNAWMKDLVPGEMLGVYFSKRGRYAQILNVVMSIVLALIVDYIRKNFPDFEITAYSIMFMLAGVIGLAGAWLLSTVPEPMSFLGKENILRMFQRPLKDLNFRRLLVFNSAWLFAVNMATPFFTVFMLKTLGLTLMYIVPLTILSQLSSIVTIGYWGVFADRYSNKTIIAICAPLYLCCVVAWCFVGIYSNLVSNLALLAVIHIASGASNAGTNLALTNIGLKLAPAKEAIIYLSVKNIITSVFSSLAPLIGGYLADYYTLRQLRVIAEWTGPQLQKSFRLLLLHEWNFLFLIGAVLTVIAIQLLPRVREAGEVNKSIVKRIMRTSLRSNLRDFFVIDIILNWQSALTDMLKRKRISEDRLSEPDRYRGQ
- a CDS encoding Mov34/MPN/PAD-1 family protein, whose product is MSGQIIINYEFENSHGQIIYLGEWHTHPECSPSPSQRDLSMIREQFKLTSLNTNFVLLLIQGFEVLDVGVLDKRGFVSRLITYPVHPQL